The proteins below are encoded in one region of Maribacter aestuarii:
- a CDS encoding TonB-dependent receptor — MKKIYLAMAAFLLVATAFSQGVTTSAIGGKVTDASEEPLLGANVVAVHVPSGSTYGAITDYDGFFRIPNMRVGGPYKISVSYVGFTDFVREDVYLNLGQTERFNVALSESATALDEVVVTGVNDGFSSNRTGSSTNVSQRDINTLPAASRSIADFVRITPQAQITEGNDGFSISLAGQNNRYNAVYIDGAANNDVFGLAGSGTNGGQTGVNPFSVDAIASFQVNIAPFDVRQSGFSGGSINAITRSGTNDWEGSVYGFVRNESLVGKTPPSLVGDGEEREKVDEFSALTYGLRVGGPLVKDKLFFFLNYERQDDETPQPFNFSNYTGRSSQADIDGLSNFLQSTYGYNPGIFDANTRTLESNKVTAKLDWNINENHKLSLRHGYVQGDNLEARSSGNRFIGFINGSESFLTTTNSTALELNSTFGNKYSNNLILTHTSVRDDRDPLGSPFPTVGIQDGGGNIEFGSEPFSTANLLNTDLTTITNNFEIYAGKHTVTLGANLEFANIKNLFFAFNYGDYTFEDQFNDAGDLISSGLNQFLTGQDADVYQHGYSLVGDGTVGDESAGSADFKTFQAGFYVQDDIQLSDNFKATLGARIDIPYWKDGTVNEDFNNRTIPLLEAQGKNLQGAKVGQGVQGIAHFAPRLGFNWDVNGDRTTQIRGGIGVFTSRLPLVWPGGTYNNNGVTGGFNFEFGQPFVADVNSQFEDPAPGTGGVGGNIDLIAEDFKLPQVVKYNVAIDQKLPIWNLIGSVDFLYTDVITDIYYENLNLRGPVGFYDGADNRPFYDRGDEIDDTYQRIILASNTGGGDATNLTFSLRKPFQNGFSGQVSYSFGESNKVFDGTSSQNSSQWRNIQTVNGKNSNIPVSRSDFALGNRISANVSYELAWSDNVKTTFGLFYEGVQSGPYSFTYREGRDLLNDDSRDNALMYIPASASEIVFSGDAAEQAAQYARLETFINSLEYLRENRGGYAERNATRGPWSHVVDLKLLQDFSFDIGNKKHTFQISADIFNFTNLLNKDWGKRKFIAGNVSPLQTVSTSGTPVFSINDGDVNADGTPNIEQLDDFGLQSSRWQAQLGLRYIFN; from the coding sequence ATGAAAAAAATTTATTTAGCTATGGCAGCCTTCTTATTGGTTGCGACAGCATTCTCACAAGGTGTTACAACATCAGCTATTGGTGGTAAAGTAACAGATGCTTCCGAAGAACCACTTTTAGGAGCCAATGTAGTTGCCGTTCACGTTCCTTCTGGAAGTACATACGGTGCGATTACAGATTATGACGGTTTTTTCAGAATTCCAAATATGCGGGTTGGAGGACCATATAAAATCTCAGTTTCTTATGTTGGATTTACAGATTTCGTAAGAGAAGATGTGTATTTGAACTTAGGTCAAACGGAAAGGTTCAATGTAGCGTTATCGGAATCGGCCACCGCTTTAGACGAAGTTGTGGTGACTGGGGTAAATGATGGGTTCAGTTCTAATAGAACAGGTTCTTCAACCAATGTTTCCCAGAGAGACATTAATACCTTGCCAGCTGCTTCTAGGTCAATAGCTGATTTTGTACGTATTACGCCACAAGCTCAGATTACTGAGGGGAATGACGGATTTTCAATTTCTTTAGCAGGACAGAACAACAGGTATAATGCAGTTTATATTGATGGTGCTGCTAATAATGACGTATTTGGTTTAGCGGGTTCGGGAACAAATGGCGGCCAAACAGGAGTTAATCCTTTTTCTGTTGATGCAATTGCATCATTCCAAGTGAATATAGCTCCCTTTGATGTAAGACAATCTGGTTTCTCTGGAGGTTCCATTAACGCCATTACGCGTTCAGGTACCAACGATTGGGAAGGATCAGTTTATGGTTTCGTAAGAAATGAAAGTTTAGTGGGAAAAACTCCGCCTTCATTGGTTGGTGATGGAGAAGAAAGGGAAAAAGTTGATGAATTCAGTGCTTTGACTTATGGATTGAGGGTAGGTGGTCCTTTGGTGAAGGATAAATTGTTCTTTTTCTTGAATTACGAACGTCAAGATGATGAAACGCCGCAACCTTTTAATTTCAGCAATTATACTGGGCGTTCTTCACAAGCTGATATTGATGGCCTAAGTAACTTTTTGCAATCTACATATGGTTACAACCCTGGAATATTTGACGCTAATACCAGAACTTTGGAAAGTAATAAGGTAACAGCTAAGTTAGATTGGAACATAAATGAAAATCATAAATTGTCTTTAAGGCACGGGTATGTGCAGGGTGATAATTTAGAAGCTAGAAGTTCCGGTAATAGATTTATTGGGTTTATAAATGGTTCTGAATCATTTTTAACAACAACCAATTCTACAGCTTTGGAATTAAACTCAACTTTTGGGAATAAGTATTCAAATAATTTGATTCTGACCCATACTTCTGTTAGAGACGATAGAGATCCATTAGGATCACCATTCCCAACCGTAGGAATACAAGACGGTGGTGGAAATATAGAGTTTGGTTCAGAACCATTTTCCACGGCCAATTTGTTGAACACAGATTTAACAACAATTACCAATAACTTTGAGATTTACGCTGGAAAACATACGGTCACTTTGGGCGCTAATTTAGAATTCGCAAACATTAAAAACTTGTTCTTTGCCTTCAACTATGGAGATTACACTTTTGAGGATCAATTTAATGATGCAGGAGACTTAATTTCATCAGGTTTAAACCAATTCCTTACAGGACAAGATGCAGATGTATACCAACATGGTTATTCTTTAGTTGGAGATGGGACTGTAGGTGACGAGTCTGCTGGCTCTGCTGATTTCAAAACCTTCCAAGCTGGTTTTTACGTTCAGGACGATATTCAATTATCAGATAATTTCAAAGCAACTTTAGGAGCACGTATCGATATTCCTTATTGGAAAGACGGCACCGTAAATGAAGATTTTAACAATAGAACAATCCCTCTATTGGAAGCTCAAGGCAAAAACTTACAAGGTGCTAAAGTAGGTCAAGGTGTTCAAGGAATTGCCCACTTTGCTCCAAGGCTTGGATTCAATTGGGATGTAAATGGCGATAGAACCACGCAAATACGTGGTGGTATCGGTGTATTTACTTCTAGACTTCCGTTAGTGTGGCCTGGTGGGACATACAATAATAACGGTGTAACAGGGGGATTCAATTTTGAATTTGGACAGCCTTTTGTTGCGGATGTTAACAGTCAATTTGAAGATCCCGCTCCTGGTACAGGTGGAGTTGGCGGAAATATTGATTTAATCGCAGAAGATTTTAAACTACCGCAAGTAGTAAAATATAATGTGGCCATTGATCAAAAGCTTCCTATTTGGAATTTGATAGGGTCCGTTGATTTCCTTTATACTGATGTTATAACTGACATCTACTATGAAAATCTTAATTTAAGAGGTCCAGTTGGATTTTATGATGGAGCAGATAATAGACCTTTCTATGATAGAGGAGACGAAATAGATGACACCTATCAGAGAATCATCTTGGCATCAAATACTGGAGGCGGAGATGCAACCAACCTTACTTTCAGTTTAAGAAAACCTTTTCAGAATGGTTTTTCAGGGCAGGTTTCATATAGTTTTGGAGAATCTAATAAAGTTTTCGACGGTACTTCTTCACAGAACAGTTCGCAATGGAGAAATATCCAGACTGTAAATGGTAAGAACTCAAATATTCCTGTATCCAGATCAGATTTCGCTTTAGGAAATAGAATATCAGCTAATGTATCCTATGAATTGGCATGGAGTGATAATGTTAAAACCACTTTTGGTCTCTTTTACGAAGGAGTCCAGAGCGGACCTTATAGCTTTACTTATAGAGAGGGGCGTGATTTGTTGAACGATGATTCTAGGGATAACGCTTTAATGTATATTCCTGCTAGTGCCTCTGAAATTGTTTTCTCCGGCGATGCTGCTGAACAAGCTGCGCAGTATGCCCGTTTGGAAACCTTTATTAATAGTTTGGAGTATTTAAGGGAGAATAGAGGTGGCTATGCCGAAAGAAATGCCACACGAGGACCGTGGAGTCATGTTGTAGATTTAAAATTACTTCAGGATTTCTCCTTTGACATTGGAAACAAGAAGCATACATTCCAAATCTCAGCCGATATTTTCAACTTCACCAATTTATTGAACAAGGATTGGGGTAAAAGAAAGTTTATTGCAGGCAATGTTAGTCCTTTGCAAACTGTTTCTACTTCTGGAACTCCCGTATTCTCAATCAATGATGGTGATGTTAATGCTGACGGTACGCCGAATATTGAGCAATTGGACGATTTCGGATTGCAATCGTCTAGGTGGCAGGCACAATTGGGTCTTAGGTATATTTTTAATTAA
- the pgi gene encoding glucose-6-phosphate isomerase: MPLHKINPTTTKSWASLTQHFSDTKNSHLKDLFASDANRAQEFSLEWKDFLLDFSKNRITTKTMKLLVQLAEEVALKDAIAKYFQGDLINETENRAVLHTALRAKKNDALIVDGANVVPEVYAVKERIKSFTDSIIDGSKKGFTGKTFTDVVNIGIGGSDLGPGMVTEALKYYKNHLNVHFVSNVDGDHVREVLKTVHPETTLFVVVSKTFTTQETLSNATTIKKWFLEYASQEDIAKHFAAVSTNTEAIADFGITSDNVFPMWDWVGGRFSLWSAVGLSIALAVGFENFDGMLEGANEMDVHFKEAPFSENMPVIMALVSVWYNNFYGAETEAIIPYTQYLSRFSAYLQQGIMESNGKSVDRSGEKVGYETGTIIWGEPGTNSQHAFFQLIHQGTKLIPTDFIGFKHPLHGDMDHHNKLMANFFAQTEALMNGKTLAEAKSELKEKGSSDREIKNLAPFKVFDGNKPTNTLLIDKLTPKSLGSLIALYEHKIFVQGVIWNIFSFDQWGVELGKQLAGTILKDIEGSEIADHDNSTLRLLQYFKR; this comes from the coding sequence ATGCCACTACACAAAATTAATCCAACCACCACGAAGTCGTGGGCAAGCCTAACACAACATTTTTCGGATACCAAAAATTCTCATTTAAAGGATTTATTTGCTTCGGACGCTAATAGAGCCCAAGAATTCAGTTTGGAATGGAAGGATTTCCTTTTGGATTTTTCCAAAAACAGAATTACTACCAAAACAATGAAATTGTTGGTTCAACTGGCCGAGGAGGTAGCGCTCAAAGATGCCATTGCTAAATATTTTCAAGGAGACCTTATTAATGAAACCGAGAATAGAGCAGTATTGCATACGGCATTAAGAGCTAAAAAGAACGATGCGCTCATTGTCGACGGCGCTAATGTTGTTCCTGAAGTTTATGCCGTTAAAGAACGCATAAAAAGTTTTACAGATTCAATAATTGATGGTTCAAAAAAAGGATTTACAGGAAAAACGTTCACGGATGTCGTAAATATAGGAATTGGCGGTTCGGATTTAGGTCCCGGCATGGTAACGGAGGCGCTTAAATATTATAAAAATCACCTTAACGTACATTTTGTGAGCAATGTGGACGGGGACCATGTTAGGGAAGTTTTAAAAACGGTCCACCCGGAGACAACTTTGTTCGTGGTCGTTTCCAAAACTTTTACGACACAAGAAACATTAAGTAACGCCACTACGATTAAGAAGTGGTTTCTAGAATATGCTTCCCAAGAAGATATCGCTAAGCACTTTGCTGCAGTATCAACAAATACGGAAGCCATCGCAGATTTCGGAATTACTTCTGATAATGTATTCCCGATGTGGGACTGGGTTGGTGGCAGGTTCTCGTTGTGGAGTGCCGTTGGACTGTCCATCGCATTGGCGGTTGGCTTTGAGAATTTTGATGGTATGTTGGAAGGTGCTAATGAAATGGACGTTCATTTTAAGGAGGCCCCGTTTTCTGAAAATATGCCTGTAATCATGGCACTGGTCAGCGTGTGGTACAATAATTTTTATGGTGCGGAAACGGAAGCCATCATACCATATACCCAATATTTGAGTAGGTTTTCGGCTTATCTGCAACAGGGAATTATGGAAAGTAACGGTAAAAGCGTAGACCGTAGCGGAGAAAAGGTCGGTTATGAGACCGGGACTATTATTTGGGGCGAACCTGGCACCAATTCACAGCATGCTTTTTTCCAATTGATCCATCAAGGAACAAAATTGATTCCGACCGATTTTATCGGCTTTAAACATCCTTTACATGGCGATATGGACCATCATAACAAATTGATGGCCAATTTCTTTGCCCAAACTGAAGCGTTAATGAACGGTAAGACTTTAGCAGAGGCAAAAAGTGAATTAAAAGAAAAGGGGAGCTCGGATCGGGAAATTAAAAACCTTGCGCCGTTCAAAGTTTTTGACGGCAACAAACCAACCAATACTTTGTTGATAGACAAACTTACGCCTAAAAGTCTGGGTTCTTTAATAGCGCTTTACGAGCATAAAATATTCGTTCAAGGAGTCATTTGGAACATATTTAGTTTTGATCAATGGGGAGTTGAGTTAGGAAAACAATTGGCCGGAACCATCCTCAAGGATATCGAGGGTTCTGAAATTGCTGATCATGATAATTCTACACTGCGACTTTTGCAATATTTTAAGAGATAG
- a CDS encoding peptidoglycan DD-metalloendopeptidase family protein yields the protein MQKYWGIILMALTLMVSCGEDKNQEIEHTSPKISPIEEPVVTHFGFNLQDFNVKADTVKRGDSFGELMIQNHVDYPKIVKLSENFKDTFDVRKIRAGKPYLILKSKDTLEQAQVFIYENDPINYTVVDFRDSVNAYRSKKKVKYVEREAAGVIETSLSEAILDQGIDYNVTNNLSEIYAWTIDFFRLQKGDKFKVIYKEKYINDTIYAGAEPIEVAYFEHNGRPIYAFAYENDSLKNIVDYFDEEANNLRRTFLRAPVQFSRISSRYNLKRRIRYYGYKLRPHKGTDYAAPIGTPILATADGTVTESTRRGGNGKYVKIRHNGTYSTQYLHMKNQKVKRGEFVRQGDVIGWIGMTGNTGGPHVCYRFWKNGRQVDPLREELPLAEPLAEELRPDYYAYITPKKDQLDCIEYPEKPIEEEDLLTLNEQNATTQN from the coding sequence ATGCAAAAATATTGGGGCATAATATTAATGGCATTGACCTTAATGGTATCCTGTGGGGAAGATAAAAATCAAGAAATAGAGCATACCTCCCCAAAAATAAGTCCTATCGAGGAACCTGTGGTAACCCATTTTGGCTTTAATCTTCAAGATTTTAACGTTAAGGCAGATACTGTAAAACGGGGTGACAGTTTTGGCGAGTTAATGATTCAAAACCACGTTGACTATCCAAAAATCGTTAAGCTATCGGAAAACTTCAAGGATACCTTTGATGTTCGCAAAATAAGGGCAGGTAAACCTTATCTTATTTTAAAATCTAAAGATACCTTGGAACAGGCCCAGGTCTTTATTTATGAAAATGACCCGATAAATTATACTGTGGTTGACTTTAGGGACAGTGTAAATGCTTACAGAAGTAAGAAAAAGGTAAAATATGTGGAGAGGGAGGCTGCTGGGGTTATAGAGACTTCTTTGTCGGAAGCCATTTTAGATCAGGGAATAGATTACAACGTAACCAATAATCTATCAGAGATTTATGCTTGGACCATTGATTTCTTCAGACTTCAAAAAGGAGATAAGTTCAAAGTCATTTATAAGGAAAAATATATTAACGATACCATTTATGCTGGTGCCGAACCTATAGAGGTGGCCTATTTTGAACATAACGGACGCCCCATTTACGCCTTTGCCTACGAAAATGATTCTCTAAAGAATATTGTAGATTATTTTGATGAGGAAGCAAACAATTTGAGAAGAACCTTCCTGAGGGCTCCCGTACAATTCAGTAGAATTTCATCGCGCTATAATTTAAAAAGGCGTATCCGTTACTACGGTTACAAGCTGCGTCCGCATAAGGGTACGGACTATGCAGCACCTATTGGCACGCCTATTTTAGCTACGGCAGATGGTACGGTAACAGAGTCTACAAGACGTGGTGGTAACGGTAAATATGTAAAGATTAGACATAACGGCACTTATTCCACGCAATACTTGCATATGAAGAACCAAAAGGTGAAAAGAGGCGAATTTGTAAGGCAGGGGGATGTAATTGGTTGGATAGGGATGACAGGTAATACAGGTGGTCCCCATGTATGCTATCGTTTTTGGAAAAATGGAAGGCAGGTAGATCCGTTAAGGGAAGAACTACCTTTGGCAGAACCTTTAGCAGAAGAATTAAGGCCGGACTACTATGCTTATATTACTCCAAAAAAGGATCAGTTGGATTGCATAGAGTATCCCGAAAAACCTATCGAGGAAGAGGATTTGTTAACACTCAATGAACAAAATGCCACTACACAAAATTAA
- a CDS encoding tryptophan 2,3-dioxygenase family protein, translated as MKDKERIQSQISKLEEKYKDSGQDLNAYLDGLLYQRYLTYWDYIHLDTLLSLQVPRTYFPDEEIFIMYHQITELYFKLILHEQKQLVDDKSQKLDFFIEKVRRINSYYSALISSFGIMIKGMEREQFLQYRMALLPASGFQSAQFRMIELYATPMENLVHQSKREEFSSRNTIEELYENIYWKSGATDSSTGEKTLTLKQFEYRYTPRLIRIAKQVKNNTIYHKYLDLPPELRQNNELVNSLKSLDLNANVNWPLMHMGSAHRYLGKESGDLKATGGTNWKEYLPPSFQKIVFFPKLYTNQELNDWGKQWVDHIFNPNKISN; from the coding sequence ATGAAGGACAAGGAGCGAATCCAATCTCAAATCTCTAAACTTGAAGAAAAATATAAGGATTCAGGACAAGACCTCAACGCTTACCTAGACGGGTTACTCTACCAACGTTATCTTACCTATTGGGACTACATCCATTTGGATACACTACTAAGTTTACAAGTACCCCGGACGTATTTTCCAGACGAGGAAATTTTCATCATGTACCATCAGATTACGGAGTTGTATTTTAAGCTCATTCTACATGAACAAAAACAACTGGTAGACGACAAATCTCAGAAGCTGGATTTTTTTATTGAAAAGGTAAGGCGTATCAACAGTTATTATTCTGCCTTGATTTCTTCTTTTGGAATCATGATAAAGGGAATGGAACGGGAGCAGTTCTTACAATATCGCATGGCATTACTTCCGGCAAGTGGTTTCCAATCTGCACAGTTTAGAATGATTGAGCTCTACGCAACACCCATGGAAAATTTGGTACATCAGTCCAAACGTGAGGAGTTTTCCTCAAGGAACACTATTGAAGAACTTTACGAAAATATCTATTGGAAAAGTGGAGCAACGGATAGTTCCACCGGAGAAAAAACATTGACTTTAAAGCAATTTGAATACCGGTATACTCCCAGACTCATAAGAATCGCAAAGCAAGTAAAGAACAATACGATTTACCATAAATATTTAGATCTGCCACCGGAACTTAGGCAAAATAATGAGCTCGTAAATTCGTTAAAGAGTCTGGATTTAAATGCAAACGTAAACTGGCCGCTAATGCACATGGGCTCCGCACATCGTTATCTCGGAAAGGAATCCGGGGATTTAAAGGCCACTGGCGGCACAAACTGGAAGGAGTATCTTCCGCCCAGTTTTCAAAAAATTGTATTTTTTCCTAAACTATATACAAACCAAGAGTTAAATGATTGGGGAAAACAATGGGTAGACCATATCTTTAACCCCAATAAAATAAGTAATTGA